One Terriglobia bacterium DNA segment encodes these proteins:
- a CDS encoding tetratricopeptide repeat protein — translation MPSWAKNRVVVGLVVFFAAMAVWEFRLKPQFRPMYERGIVLYQHGRYEEALREFDRAYQVAPNAVEVIVMMGWSNLKLRRYEEAGFYFQRAQRLDPRNDEAQLGGAFVAWHGGQRLDVKKIEKLGGRYADDADVRALVAAAKAQRQQSD, via the coding sequence ATGCCTAGCTGGGCGAAAAACCGGGTGGTAGTGGGGCTGGTGGTGTTCTTCGCCGCCATGGCGGTGTGGGAGTTCCGGCTGAAGCCGCAGTTCCGGCCGATGTATGAGCGGGGAATCGTGCTTTACCAGCACGGACGGTACGAAGAGGCGCTGCGGGAGTTCGATCGGGCGTACCAGGTTGCGCCCAACGCGGTGGAGGTGATCGTGATGATGGGGTGGAGCAACCTGAAACTGCGGCGATACGAAGAGGCGGGGTTCTATTTCCAGCGGGCGCAGCGGCTCGATCCGCGGAATGACGAGGCACAACTGGGAGGAGCTTTCGTCGCCTGGCACGGCGGGCAGCGGCTGGACGTGAAGAAGATCGAGAAGCTAGGGGGGCGGTACGCGGACGATGCAGACGTACGGGCGCTGGTGGCGGCAGCGAAGGCGCAGAGACAGCAGAGTGACTGA
- a CDS encoding protein kinase — protein MQATLSHYRILEEIGAGGMGVVYRAHDDRLDRDVALKVLPPGTLSDEAARRRFHKEALTLSRLSHPNIATVFDFDTQEGTDFLVTEFIPGLTLDSMLAAGPLAEKEIVRLGSQLAEGLEAAHQHGVIHRDLKPGNVRITADARVKILDFGLARIVHGEAGPAAVTESLTETGLVAGTLPYMAPEQLLGSSLDPRTDIWAAGCVLYEMASGRRPFLGSGTALTDAILHQAPAPPLKLNPLLPWALEAVILKCLEKDPENRYQSARELAVDLRRLTSASATVRAAQPTRLRRRTVVIAVALPVLLALAVIAALRFGRGRNASSPPPTAPSIAVLPFVDMSPQKDQEYFADGLAEELLNSLARTPGVRVVARTSSFQFKGKNAKLADIGRELNVATILEGSVRKQANRVRITAQLINASDGFHLWSETYDRELNDIFIVQEDIAQSVAASLKVTLLGGKTPFSRGTNEEAYNAYLQGRYFYQRSSKENLEKAIGYYERAIKLDPKYALAFVGLAEAHGRQADWGYLPVVESYQKAREAARRALELNPNLAEAHAAMGLIKTIHDWDWVAADASYQRALALEPGNATVAFGAAVLALALGRVEEATALDRKAVELDPLNTQTHVNLGVATYYAGRQEEAVAALRKALELDPERPYAHAVLGQVYLAQSHPQEALAEMEREPDLNWRLYGLALANHALGRARESDAALAELTAKYDTTNAFQVAEVYAFRGEVDRAFEWLERAYAQRDGGLTWIKGDPLLKSLQRDPRYAAFLKKMRLPAN, from the coding sequence TTGCAGGCCACGCTCTCTCATTACCGCATCCTGGAAGAGATCGGCGCTGGCGGGATGGGTGTGGTCTACCGCGCTCACGACGACCGCCTCGACCGCGATGTCGCGCTCAAGGTCCTTCCCCCTGGCACCTTGTCCGACGAAGCCGCCCGCAGGCGCTTCCATAAAGAAGCGCTAACCCTTTCCAGGCTCAGCCACCCCAACATCGCCACTGTCTTCGACTTCGACACCCAGGAGGGAACGGATTTCCTGGTCACCGAGTTCATCCCCGGCCTGACGCTCGACAGCATGCTCGCCGCGGGCCCGCTGGCGGAGAAGGAGATCGTGCGCCTGGGGAGTCAGTTGGCGGAGGGGCTCGAGGCTGCGCACCAGCACGGCGTCATCCACCGCGACCTCAAGCCGGGGAATGTGCGGATCACCGCCGACGCGCGCGTGAAGATCCTCGACTTCGGCCTGGCCAGGATCGTGCACGGCGAGGCCGGGCCCGCTGCCGTCACCGAGAGTCTCACCGAGACCGGATTGGTCGCCGGCACCCTGCCCTACATGGCGCCGGAGCAACTGCTGGGCAGCTCGTTGGACCCGCGCACCGACATCTGGGCCGCCGGCTGCGTCCTCTACGAGATGGCCTCCGGCCGCCGCCCCTTCCTGGGCTCCGGGACGGCTCTCACGGACGCCATCCTGCACCAAGCGCCGGCGCCGCCTTTGAAACTCAATCCCTTGCTGCCGTGGGCGTTGGAAGCGGTCATCCTGAAGTGTCTCGAGAAGGATCCCGAGAACCGCTATCAGTCGGCGCGCGAGCTCGCCGTGGACCTCCGCCGCCTGACCTCCGCCTCCGCCACGGTCCGTGCGGCGCAACCAACGCGGCTGCGCAGACGTACTGTCGTGATCGCCGTCGCCCTGCCGGTGTTGCTCGCCCTCGCCGTGATTGCGGCATTGCGCTTCGGACGCGGCCGCAATGCTTCATCGCCCCCGCCCACCGCGCCCTCCATCGCGGTGCTTCCCTTCGTGGACATGAGTCCGCAGAAAGACCAGGAGTACTTTGCCGATGGCCTGGCCGAAGAACTGCTCAACAGCTTGGCCAGGACCCCGGGTGTGCGGGTCGTGGCTCGCACCTCCTCGTTCCAGTTCAAGGGGAAGAACGCGAAGCTGGCGGACATCGGACGCGAGTTGAACGTGGCTACGATCCTGGAGGGGAGCGTCCGCAAACAAGCCAACCGCGTCCGCATCACGGCACAATTGATCAACGCCTCCGACGGCTTCCACCTCTGGTCGGAGACCTACGATCGCGAACTGAACGACATCTTCATCGTGCAGGAGGACATTGCGCAATCGGTGGCTGCATCGCTGAAAGTGACGCTGCTGGGAGGAAAAACACCTTTCTCGCGCGGGACGAACGAAGAGGCCTACAACGCCTACCTGCAGGGGCGGTACTTCTACCAGCGGAGCAGCAAGGAGAACTTGGAAAAGGCCATCGGCTACTACGAGCGCGCCATCAAGCTGGATCCGAAGTATGCCCTTGCATTTGTGGGTCTGGCTGAGGCGCACGGCCGTCAAGCGGATTGGGGTTACCTGCCTGTAGTGGAGAGCTACCAGAAGGCACGGGAAGCGGCACGTCGGGCGCTGGAGTTGAATCCGAATCTCGCAGAGGCCCACGCGGCCATGGGGTTGATCAAGACGATCCACGACTGGGATTGGGTGGCAGCGGATGCGTCCTATCAGCGGGCGCTGGCCCTGGAGCCGGGAAATGCCACGGTTGCCTTTGGGGCTGCAGTGCTGGCACTCGCCCTGGGCCGCGTTGAGGAAGCTACGGCGCTGGACCGCAAGGCAGTAGAGCTGGATCCACTCAACACCCAGACTCACGTCAATCTCGGGGTTGCTACCTACTACGCGGGTCGCCAGGAGGAGGCCGTAGCGGCCCTCAGGAAGGCGCTGGAGCTCGACCCGGAGCGCCCGTATGCACACGCCGTGCTCGGCCAGGTCTATCTGGCGCAGTCACATCCTCAGGAGGCTCTGGCCGAGATGGAGCGGGAGCCGGACCTTAACTGGCGCCTGTACGGGCTAGCGCTGGCGAATCACGCTCTGGGCCGCGCGAGGGAGTCGGATGCCGCCTTGGCGGAGTTGACCGCCAAGTACGACACGACCAATGCCTTCCAGGTCGCCGAGGTGTATGCCTTCCGCGGCGAGGTTGACCGGGCGTTCGAGTGGCTGGAGCGGGCCTATGCCCAACGCGACGGCGGGCTCACTTGGATCAAAGGCGATCCTTTACTCAAGAGTCTTCAGCGCGACCCGCGCTACGCGGCGTTCCTCAAGAAGATGCGTCTGCCGGCAAACTGA
- a CDS encoding HEAT repeat domain-containing protein, which produces MLLEDIAALVVWLVVAVVAINLVFLCSVLFRRLARGRYFKKKDEARARFQPVVEKFIRWELTQTEAAEALMPARSRAAEDAVRELLLARVTRGTADRITALFFALGAVDRWAHAAYGNRSAAVLVSALSVGHIPFPERKRRRVRDALARTRLLYVPRLLAVDALGRLAPDFAEVFALAALEDPAGEVRRVAIVSLGRNQRAAGIAPIFGELREALTEQAGISARSAKSALVCYGLKHLRRFVPYLRHRDDEFRFYVVDIVREICARESRERKLGRRDFPGELYAEFLDALVRDESADVRARSAPVVGHFHDLRASMALRHLLTDENEFVRLHAVRAAADPAYPELLPALVERMTERRWRVREASVRALARLGHEAQQMLFREFAASLDRYESEQMTEELQRSGLVEQLLADLGAGGATAELALAVCRRMVAVGKTARLRVELLGEENPEARVMLLEAFASRPNAETAELLQEVALSGENEIAARAAVLLGEMRGRPLATGAA; this is translated from the coding sequence TTGTTGCTGGAGGACATCGCGGCGCTGGTGGTGTGGCTGGTCGTGGCAGTAGTGGCGATCAACCTGGTGTTCCTGTGTTCGGTGCTGTTCCGACGGCTGGCGCGCGGCCGCTACTTCAAGAAGAAGGACGAGGCGCGGGCGCGCTTCCAGCCGGTGGTGGAGAAGTTCATCCGCTGGGAGCTGACGCAGACCGAGGCGGCAGAAGCATTGATGCCGGCGCGGTCGCGGGCAGCGGAGGACGCGGTGCGCGAGTTGCTGCTGGCCCGGGTGACGCGAGGCACGGCGGACCGCATCACGGCGCTTTTCTTCGCGCTGGGAGCGGTGGACCGGTGGGCGCATGCGGCGTACGGGAACCGTTCGGCGGCGGTGCTGGTGAGCGCGCTGTCGGTGGGGCACATCCCGTTCCCGGAGCGGAAACGGAGGCGGGTGCGAGACGCGCTGGCGCGGACGCGGCTGCTGTACGTGCCGCGCCTGCTGGCGGTGGACGCGCTGGGGCGGCTGGCGCCAGACTTCGCGGAAGTCTTCGCGCTAGCAGCGCTGGAAGACCCGGCGGGGGAAGTGCGGCGGGTAGCGATCGTCTCGCTGGGGCGGAACCAGCGTGCGGCGGGGATCGCGCCCATTTTCGGGGAACTGCGCGAGGCGCTGACAGAACAGGCGGGGATCTCCGCGCGCTCGGCGAAGTCGGCGCTGGTGTGCTATGGGCTGAAACACCTGCGGAGGTTCGTCCCCTACCTGCGCCATCGCGACGACGAGTTCCGCTTCTACGTGGTGGACATCGTCCGCGAGATCTGCGCGCGGGAATCGCGGGAACGCAAACTGGGGCGACGGGATTTTCCCGGAGAGCTGTACGCGGAATTCCTGGATGCGCTGGTGCGGGACGAGTCGGCGGACGTGCGCGCCCGGAGCGCGCCCGTGGTGGGACATTTCCACGATCTCCGGGCCTCGATGGCGCTGCGCCACCTGCTGACGGACGAGAACGAGTTCGTGCGCCTGCACGCGGTGCGAGCGGCGGCGGACCCGGCGTATCCGGAGCTGCTGCCGGCGCTGGTGGAGCGCATGACGGAGCGGCGGTGGCGGGTGCGGGAGGCGTCGGTGCGGGCGCTGGCGCGGCTGGGGCACGAGGCACAGCAGATGCTGTTCCGCGAGTTCGCCGCCAGCCTCGACCGCTACGAGAGCGAGCAGATGACGGAAGAGCTCCAGCGCAGCGGGCTGGTGGAGCAGTTGCTGGCCGACCTGGGCGCGGGCGGAGCAACGGCGGAGCTGGCGCTGGCAGTGTGCCGGCGCATGGTGGCGGTGGGCAAGACCGCCCGGCTGCGGGTCGAACTGCTCGGGGAAGAGAACCCGGAGGCCCGAGTGATGCTGCTGGAAGCCTTCGCTTCGCGTCCGAACGCGGAAACCGCGGAGCTTCTTCAGGAAGTGGCGCTCAGCGGCGAGAACGAAATCGCGGCGCGAGCGGCGGTGTTGCTGGGGGAGATGCGCGGCCGCCCGCTGGCGACAGGAGCAGCGTGA
- the mutL gene encoding DNA mismatch repair endonuclease MutL — protein MARIHVLPEHVANKIAAGEVVERPASVVKELLENSLDAGAHRIRVQVEAGGKKLIQVQDDGSGMVHDDAMLAFERHATSKIKDAEDLLNIHTLGFRGEALPSIGAVSRLRMETCAREDDSRSLAAKATRDDTAKVAGTIVEIAGGRILKIEEAGLPAGTSITVKDLFFNTPARKKFLKSESTELGHIAALVTHYALAHPDKHFELHSATNAMLIAPPVKTSAERIYQVFGKDTLEQLIPLAAQAPLERVGLPQPPPWRRGEDYETPAPGEMRVHGFVSKPEIQKLNRNSIFVFVNGRLIRDRLIQHALTEAYRNIIPPAVFPVVLLFIELPYGEVDANVHPSKVEVRFRQQSFVHDFVRDSVRAALMKARPVPQFTAEIKASPTAGAALSTGARPAGGGWPTQSAEGGGPTQDFALHAPQMPPRNQSLEFAETPIDVIANAAVPVAQLPPQQYSIRHDDGCAGAIADVSEGDVPPLSSLKPLGQLRDSFILAVNEAGLWIIDQHVAHERVLFEKILRQRAAEKVETQRLLMPLIIELAPGQQAVFAEIADELRHNGFDAEPFGSRTVAVKTSPAGVEASDVEHMLHELLDQVEREQQATNLEKVRAKIAASISCHAAIKVNMPLTPEKMEWLIKELAKCEAPMSCPHGRPVVLRYSLKDIQKAFKRI, from the coding sequence GTGGCTAGGATCCATGTGCTGCCGGAACATGTCGCGAATAAGATCGCCGCCGGCGAGGTGGTGGAGCGGCCTGCGTCGGTAGTGAAAGAGCTGCTGGAGAATTCGCTGGACGCGGGGGCGCATCGCATACGCGTGCAGGTGGAGGCGGGCGGCAAGAAGCTGATCCAGGTTCAAGACGACGGCAGCGGAATGGTGCACGACGATGCCATGCTGGCCTTCGAGCGGCACGCCACCTCCAAGATCAAGGATGCCGAGGACTTGCTGAACATCCATACCCTGGGATTCCGGGGGGAGGCGCTGCCCTCGATCGGTGCAGTATCGCGGTTGAGGATGGAGACGTGCGCGCGGGAAGACGACAGCAGGTCCCTCGCGGCTAAAGCCACTCGGGATGACACAGCGAAAGTGGCGGGGACCATCGTTGAGATCGCGGGCGGGCGCATCCTGAAGATCGAAGAAGCGGGACTGCCGGCGGGGACGTCGATCACGGTCAAGGACCTGTTCTTCAACACGCCGGCGCGCAAGAAATTCCTCAAGAGCGAGTCCACCGAGCTGGGGCACATCGCGGCGCTGGTGACGCACTACGCGCTGGCGCATCCCGACAAGCACTTCGAGCTGCATTCCGCGACCAACGCCATGCTGATCGCGCCGCCGGTGAAGACCTCGGCGGAGCGCATCTACCAGGTGTTCGGCAAGGACACACTCGAGCAGTTGATCCCGCTGGCGGCGCAGGCGCCGCTGGAGCGCGTGGGGCTGCCGCAGCCTCCGCCGTGGAGGCGCGGCGAGGATTACGAAACGCCGGCGCCGGGGGAGATGCGGGTGCACGGGTTCGTCAGCAAGCCGGAGATCCAGAAGCTCAACCGCAATTCCATCTTCGTGTTTGTGAACGGGAGGCTGATCCGCGACCGGCTCATCCAACATGCGCTGACCGAGGCTTATCGCAACATCATCCCGCCGGCCGTCTTTCCCGTGGTGCTGCTGTTCATCGAGCTGCCTTATGGCGAGGTCGACGCGAATGTGCATCCGTCGAAGGTCGAAGTGCGGTTCCGGCAGCAGTCGTTCGTTCACGATTTTGTGCGGGATTCGGTGCGGGCGGCGCTGATGAAGGCGCGTCCGGTGCCGCAGTTCACGGCAGAGATCAAGGCGTCGCCGACGGCGGGGGCGGCGCTGAGCACGGGCGCAAGGCCAGCCGGGGGCGGCTGGCCCACACAATCAGCCGAGGGCGGTGGGCCCACACAGGATTTCGCGCTGCACGCGCCGCAGATGCCGCCTCGGAACCAGAGTCTGGAATTTGCAGAGACGCCGATCGACGTCATCGCGAATGCGGCGGTACCGGTGGCGCAGCTTCCGCCGCAGCAATACTCGATCCGGCACGATGACGGATGCGCGGGCGCGATCGCCGACGTCTCGGAGGGTGACGTGCCGCCGCTGTCGTCGCTGAAGCCGTTGGGACAGTTGCGCGACAGTTTCATCCTGGCGGTGAACGAGGCGGGGCTGTGGATCATCGATCAGCACGTGGCGCACGAGCGCGTTCTGTTCGAGAAGATCCTGCGGCAGCGCGCGGCGGAGAAAGTGGAGACGCAGCGCCTGCTGATGCCGCTGATCATCGAGCTGGCGCCGGGGCAGCAGGCGGTGTTCGCGGAGATCGCCGACGAGCTGCGCCACAACGGCTTCGACGCCGAGCCATTCGGGTCGCGCACGGTGGCGGTGAAGACTTCGCCCGCGGGCGTCGAGGCCTCCGACGTCGAGCACATGCTGCACGAGCTGCTGGACCAGGTGGAGCGCGAGCAGCAGGCCACAAACCTCGAGAAAGTGCGCGCCAAGATCGCAGCCTCGATCTCGTGCCATGCGGCGATCAAGGTGAATATGCCGCTGACGCCAGAAAAAATGGAGTGGCTGATCAAAGAACTGGCGAAATGCGAGGCGCCGATGTCGTGCCCGCACGGGAGGCCGGTGGTGCTGCGATATAGTCTTAAGGATATCCAGAAGGCATTCAAACGGATCTGA
- a CDS encoding glycosyltransferase family 2 protein has protein sequence MRDLVLPLLDFANSVILVYFVVTNVTYTVLMFLSLYAVSLHSKYAARMTHEDLLTSPVTPPVALIVPAHNEEEGIVQTVLSLLELSYPEKELIVVDDGSTDRTAERLIEHFGLKRVDFIYRPRLEAKTPRAFYYNSEQPELLLIAKENGGKPDALNVGINLARSPYFCTVDADSIIEKQALLRLMAPVLHSHTPTIVSGGVVRIANGCTLEQGKIARIDLPKSWLERCQVVEYIRSFMFGRPGWNFLNATFIASGALCLLHRESVIAAGGYHTDTVTEDIDVIASLHRTQRAEGRPYRMVFSTDPICWTEAPKDLRMLARQRRRWQLGLLQTVMKHNDMIFNRRYGALGMLSMPFHTYIEAVGCVVEALGTVLIPFSFLVGAMPLWLFLLLLFLAVGYGTLLSTGSVLMEETTVRRYPKVKHLMVLMAYAVVENLGYRQLMAFFRAQGVIQYLLGKRGWEVVQKTGLESIRPAGLRPSGAGEASSHA, from the coding sequence ATGCGCGACCTGGTGCTGCCACTGCTCGACTTCGCCAACTCGGTGATCCTGGTGTACTTCGTGGTCACCAACGTGACCTACACGGTGCTCATGTTCCTGTCGCTGTACGCGGTGTCGCTGCACTCGAAGTACGCGGCGCGGATGACGCACGAGGACTTGCTGACATCGCCGGTGACGCCGCCGGTGGCGCTGATCGTGCCGGCGCACAACGAGGAAGAGGGCATCGTGCAGACCGTGCTGTCGCTGCTGGAGCTGAGCTATCCGGAGAAGGAGCTGATCGTGGTGGACGACGGCTCGACCGACCGGACGGCGGAGCGGCTGATCGAACATTTCGGGCTGAAGCGCGTGGACTTCATCTACCGGCCGCGGCTGGAGGCCAAGACGCCGCGGGCCTTCTACTACAACTCGGAACAGCCGGAGCTGCTGCTGATCGCGAAGGAGAACGGGGGCAAGCCGGACGCGCTGAACGTGGGCATCAACCTGGCGCGCAGCCCGTACTTCTGCACGGTGGACGCGGATTCGATCATCGAGAAGCAGGCGCTGCTGCGGCTGATGGCGCCAGTGCTGCACTCCCACACGCCGACGATCGTCAGCGGGGGCGTGGTGCGCATCGCCAACGGGTGCACGCTGGAGCAGGGCAAGATCGCGCGCATCGACCTGCCCAAGAGCTGGCTGGAGCGCTGCCAGGTGGTGGAGTACATCCGCAGCTTCATGTTCGGGCGGCCGGGATGGAATTTCCTGAACGCGACCTTCATCGCGTCGGGGGCGTTGTGCCTGTTGCACCGGGAGTCGGTAATCGCGGCCGGCGGCTACCACACGGACACGGTGACCGAGGACATCGACGTGATCGCGTCGCTACACCGCACGCAGCGGGCGGAGGGACGGCCGTACCGCATGGTGTTTTCCACCGACCCCATCTGCTGGACGGAGGCCCCGAAAGACTTGCGCATGCTGGCGCGGCAGCGGCGGCGGTGGCAGCTCGGACTGCTGCAGACGGTGATGAAGCACAACGACATGATCTTCAACCGGCGCTACGGTGCGCTGGGAATGCTGAGCATGCCCTTCCACACCTACATCGAGGCAGTGGGTTGCGTGGTGGAGGCGCTGGGCACGGTGCTGATCCCGTTCTCTTTTCTGGTGGGAGCGATGCCGCTTTGGCTGTTCCTGCTGCTGCTGTTCCTGGCGGTGGGTTACGGGACGCTGCTTTCCACCGGGTCAGTGCTGATGGAGGAGACCACGGTCCGGCGCTATCCCAAGGTGAAGCACCTGATGGTGCTGATGGCGTATGCGGTGGTGGAGAACCTGGGATACCGCCAACTGATGGCCTTCTTCCGCGCCCAGGGAGTGATCCAGTACCTGTTGGGCAAGCGGGGATGGGAAGTGGTGCAGAAGACGGGCCTGGAATCAATCCGACCGGCGGGGTTGCGGCCGAGCGGAGCGGGGGAGGCGTCGTCGCATGCCTAG
- a CDS encoding STAS domain-containing protein has product MELTLQIGRAHNVIVVSCCGRIVFGEETTELCRSVRNLLPENPRVVLNLRAVQYVDSGGLGAVVGLVLSARSLGGDVKICDPSSRVHNLLQITRLMSVVDVLATEEEAVAGFRCSPVAA; this is encoded by the coding sequence ATGGAACTCACACTCCAAATCGGCCGAGCCCACAACGTCATTGTCGTTTCCTGCTGCGGGCGCATCGTGTTCGGTGAGGAAACGACCGAGCTGTGCAGGTCGGTGCGAAATCTGCTTCCGGAGAATCCTCGCGTCGTCTTGAACCTTCGCGCCGTCCAATATGTCGATAGCGGTGGGCTAGGAGCTGTGGTTGGGCTAGTGCTTTCCGCCCGGAGCCTCGGTGGGGACGTTAAGATCTGCGATCCATCGAGCAGGGTTCACAACCTGCTCCAGATCACCCGGCTGATGTCCGTCGTCGACGTTCTCGCTACAGAAGAGGAAGCCGTAGCGGGCTTCCGCTGTAGCCCTGTGGCCGCTTGA
- the cmk gene encoding (d)CMP kinase → MKKIVIAIDGPAGSGKSTLASRLARKLGYVNIESGAMYRALGLKAIRSDVSVNDEAALVELAHNSHIDLEPMRDGNRVLLDGEDVSSRVREQDVTEAASKVSVHPQVREWMVARQQKMGTQGGIVMEGRDIGTKVFPDAEVKIFLDAAPEVRGDRRFKQDPVGVGEKQPESVLKELRERDRRDRTRAASPLAPAADAVVIDSTDMRIEEVVARAEEIIRKKIGRAGERESVGSPESPELP, encoded by the coding sequence ATGAAGAAGATCGTGATAGCCATCGATGGCCCGGCGGGATCGGGCAAGAGCACGCTGGCGTCGCGCCTGGCCCGCAAGCTGGGTTACGTCAACATCGAGAGCGGAGCCATGTACCGGGCGCTGGGGCTGAAGGCGATCCGGTCGGATGTGTCGGTCAACGACGAGGCGGCGCTGGTGGAGCTGGCGCACAACTCGCACATCGACCTGGAGCCGATGCGAGACGGCAACCGCGTGCTGCTGGATGGTGAGGACGTCTCATCCCGGGTGCGGGAGCAGGACGTGACCGAGGCGGCATCGAAGGTGAGCGTGCATCCCCAGGTGCGGGAGTGGATGGTGGCACGGCAGCAGAAGATGGGAACGCAAGGCGGGATCGTGATGGAAGGCCGCGACATCGGGACCAAGGTGTTTCCCGACGCGGAGGTGAAGATCTTCCTGGACGCGGCGCCGGAGGTGCGGGGCGACCGGCGATTCAAGCAGGACCCGGTCGGGGTGGGAGAGAAGCAGCCGGAGTCGGTGCTGAAGGAGTTGCGCGAGCGCGACCGGCGGGACCGGACGCGGGCGGCGTCGCCGCTGGCGCCGGCGGCGGATGCAGTGGTGATCGATTCGACCGACATGAGGATCGAGGAAGTGGTGGCGCGGGCGGAAGAGATCATCCGGAAGAAGATCGGGAGAGCGGGGGAGCGGGAGAGCGTGGGATCGCCGGAATCGCCGGAATTGCCATAA